ATATCATTAATAATACAAAAGATACTGTAATTAATGTCGACAAATTAACTTATGCTGGAAATTTAGAGTCATTAGCTGAGATTAATACAGATTCTAGATATGTTTTTGAGCATGTAGATATTTGCCAACGCGCAGAACTGGATAGAATATTTAATGAATATAAGCCGGACGCTGTAATGCATTTAGCTGCAGAGTCGCATGTTGATCGCTCTATCGATGGACCTGCAGCATTTATAGAAACAAATATTATTGGCACATACACTTTGCTTGAAGCTGCTAGACAGTATTGGAATGCATTAGATTTACCGAAAAAAAATGCATTTCGATTTCATCATATATCAACGGATGAGGTATACGGGGATTTAGAAGGTACTGATGATCTTTTCACTGAAGAAACATCATATGAGCCATCGAGCCCTTACTCTGCATCCAAAGCATCAAGTGATCATCTAGTAAGAGCTTGGCAAAGAACTTATGGGTTACCAACGATCGTAACCAATTGCTCTAATAATTATGGTCCTTATCACTTTCCTGAAAAATTAATTCCACTGATTATCCTTAATGCGTTAGATGGTAAAGCTTTACCTGTTTATGGTAACGGCTTACAGATTCGTGATTGGTTGTATGTTGAGGATCACGCTCGTGCTTTATATAAAGTTGTGACAGAGGGCGTTGTTGGCGAAACATATAATATCGGCGGCCATAACGAGAAAGCGAATATTGATGTTGTTAAAACCATTTGTTCGTTACTTGAAGAGTTAGTACCAAATAAGCCTGGAGGGGTTAATCACTACGCTGATTTGATTACTTATGTTACAGACCGACCTGGTCATGATGTTCGTTACGCTATTGATGCATCTAAAATTGAACGTGAGTTAGGTTGGAAGCCTGCAGAATCATTTGAAACCGGTATTCGAAAAACGGTTGAATGGTATTTATCGAATAAGGCTTGGTGGAGTCGTGTTCTTGATGGTTCATATAATTGTGAACGCCTTGGGGTTTCAAACCAAAAATAGGAACAGTACATGAAAGGTATTATTTTAGCGGGCGGTTCAGGTACCCGTTTATACCCAATTACTATGGGTGTATCTAAGCAGCTTCTTCCTGTTTATGATAAACCTATGATTTATTACCCATTATCTGTGCTAATGCTAGCAGGTATTCGAGATATATTAGTTATAACAACTCCTGATGATCAAGAAAGTTTTAAGCGATTATTGGGTGACGGAAGTCAGTTTGGTATTAACCTAGTTTATAA
The Aliivibrio fischeri ATCC 7744 = JCM 18803 = DSM 507 DNA segment above includes these coding regions:
- the rfbB gene encoding dTDP-glucose 4,6-dehydratase; protein product: MKILVTGGAGFIGSAVIRHIINNTKDTVINVDKLTYAGNLESLAEINTDSRYVFEHVDICQRAELDRIFNEYKPDAVMHLAAESHVDRSIDGPAAFIETNIIGTYTLLEAARQYWNALDLPKKNAFRFHHISTDEVYGDLEGTDDLFTEETSYEPSSPYSASKASSDHLVRAWQRTYGLPTIVTNCSNNYGPYHFPEKLIPLIILNALDGKALPVYGNGLQIRDWLYVEDHARALYKVVTEGVVGETYNIGGHNEKANIDVVKTICSLLEELVPNKPGGVNHYADLITYVTDRPGHDVRYAIDASKIERELGWKPAESFETGIRKTVEWYLSNKAWWSRVLDGSYNCERLGVSNQK